The Bosea sp. AS-1 region GATCGGTGCCGTGCTGGGCGATCCGAAGCGGCTCGGCGCCGATTTCGCCTTCACCGCGCTGTTCATCGCGCTCGTCGCGGCCTTCTGGAAGGGACGCGTGACGTTCTGGACCGTGGCTGCGGCCGGCGTCGCCTCGGCCGTGACCTATCGGCTCGCCGGGCCGCCGTGGCATGTCGCGGCCGGCGCGCTCTGCGGCCTGCTGGCGGCCTGGCTCGCGGCGGGCAGCGAGCCGCGGAGGCAGGCCATCGTCATCGAGGAGGCCGAGGCGTGAGCGTCGATCCGATCAACCTTCTCGCCTTCCTCGGCATGGCGATCGTGACCTATTTCACACGCGTCGCCGGGCTCGCGCTGGCGGGCCGGCTCAACCTGTCGCCGCGCGCCCAGGCCGCGTTCGATGCGATTCCGCCCGCCGTTCTGGTCGCGGTGATCGCGCCGAGCGCGCTTGCCACCGGCTGGGCTGAGACGGCTGCGGCAGCGATCGCGGCTTTGGCGGCGACGCGGCTTCCGCTGCTGGGAGTGGTGGCGGTGGGCGTCGTCGCGGTGGTGGGCTTCCGAATGGTGCTGTGATCGGTGTCCTTCTCCCTTGGGGAGAAGGATGAACCGTCACAACGGCCGGCAGGCCGCCTCCAGCCAATCCTTCGCGTTGCCTTCGACCAGAGAACCGAGCTTCTCCCAGACCTTG contains the following coding sequences:
- a CDS encoding AzlD domain-containing protein, producing MSVDPINLLAFLGMAIVTYFTRVAGLALAGRLNLSPRAQAAFDAIPPAVLVAVIAPSALATGWAETAAAAIAALAATRLPLLGVVAVGVVAVVGFRMVL